A genomic segment from Polyangium mundeleinium encodes:
- a CDS encoding multicopper oxidase family protein — translation MPIVTHVHGAVGVGDESDGYAEAWYLPAAGNIPASYATEGTWYDFFASKAAAKFGVTWGPGFATFQYPNDQRAATVWYHDHALGMTRLNVYAGPAGFYIIRGGPHGDGAVIDTRSGNPAVLPGPAPKENDKFPPNKTYYEIPIAIQDRSFNEDASLFYPDTRAFFDGITGPYIPETDISPIWNPEFFGNMMMVNGNTWPFQTIEQRRYRFRFLNGCQSRFLILDFNNIPGVEVWAIGNEGGFLAAPVNLTTTNGNLMLIGPAERADLIVDFTNVPVGNHVLGNLGPDEPFGGGVPGVDFPVADPVTTGQVMQFRVVPAVAPDPTTPPQFLQLPAITPLPAATVTRPLALLEKLSEFFPDAPAEALLGTVVAGDPNTGVGTFTELHWDDAVTENPAVGATEVWEFYNATADAHPMHVHEVAFEVVDRQAILVNEDTQQVQVDTTTPPTPPEAWETGFKDTVIAYPGQVTRIRLQFKTSGQFVWHCHILEHEDNEMMRPYRIGPFQPGQPT, via the coding sequence GTGCCCATCGTCACCCACGTACACGGCGCGGTTGGCGTCGGCGACGAGAGCGACGGCTACGCCGAGGCATGGTACCTGCCGGCGGCCGGCAACATTCCGGCGAGCTACGCCACGGAAGGCACTTGGTACGACTTCTTCGCGAGCAAGGCCGCAGCGAAGTTCGGGGTCACGTGGGGTCCGGGATTCGCCACCTTCCAATACCCGAACGACCAGCGCGCGGCGACCGTTTGGTATCACGACCATGCGCTGGGCATGACCCGCCTGAACGTGTACGCGGGCCCGGCCGGCTTTTATATCATCCGCGGCGGGCCACATGGTGACGGTGCCGTGATCGACACCCGATCCGGCAATCCGGCCGTGCTGCCGGGGCCCGCCCCCAAGGAGAATGACAAGTTCCCGCCCAACAAGACCTATTACGAGATTCCCATCGCCATTCAGGACCGCTCGTTCAACGAGGACGCGTCGCTCTTCTACCCCGACACGCGGGCGTTTTTCGACGGCATCACCGGGCCCTACATCCCGGAGACCGACATCTCGCCGATCTGGAACCCAGAGTTTTTCGGCAACATGATGATGGTCAATGGGAACACCTGGCCCTTCCAGACCATCGAGCAGCGGCGCTACCGGTTCCGCTTCCTCAACGGCTGCCAGTCGCGCTTCTTGATCCTCGACTTCAACAACATCCCCGGCGTCGAGGTCTGGGCGATCGGCAATGAGGGCGGCTTCCTGGCAGCACCGGTGAACCTCACCACGACGAACGGAAACCTAATGCTCATAGGCCCGGCCGAGCGGGCCGACCTCATCGTCGACTTCACCAACGTTCCGGTCGGCAATCACGTGCTCGGCAACCTCGGTCCGGACGAGCCATTCGGCGGCGGCGTGCCGGGGGTCGATTTCCCGGTCGCGGACCCGGTGACCACGGGCCAGGTGATGCAATTCCGCGTCGTGCCGGCGGTCGCTCCCGATCCGACCACGCCCCCGCAATTCTTGCAGTTGCCGGCCATCACGCCGCTTCCAGCGGCGACGGTCACACGGCCGCTCGCGCTCCTCGAGAAGCTGTCGGAGTTCTTCCCCGACGCGCCTGCGGAAGCCTTGCTGGGCACCGTCGTCGCCGGCGATCCCAATACGGGCGTGGGCACCTTCACCGAGCTCCACTGGGACGACGCCGTCACCGAAAACCCTGCCGTCGGTGCAACGGAGGTGTGGGAGTTCTACAACGCGACCGCAGACGCCCACCCGATGCACGTGCACGAGGTTGCCTTCGAGGTGGTCGACAGACAGGCGATCCTCGTCAACGAGGACACCCAGCAAGTCCAGGTCGATACCACCACTCCACCAACCCCACCCGAGGCGTGGGAGACCGGCTTCAAGGACACCGTCATCGCCTATCCGGGCCAGGTCACCCGCATCCGGCTGCAGTTCAAAACGTCCGGGCAATTCGTCTGGCATTGCCATATCCTCGAACACGAGGACAACGAGATGATGCGGCCCTACCGGATCGGACCATTTCAGCCAGGCCAGCCGACGTAG
- a CDS encoding sensor histidine kinase, with the protein MGGAEERGVGLDVDERPGATFDQAAIGMAHVSLDGELLRANPRLCESLGLRLDELTRRPAGDVRHPDDREAAFQHLQAMRDGVIQSSTHEERLLRRDGSSLWVAVTRSLARGRSGAPLYIIEIMTDIDRHKRAEEARERALASERAARIRVELAEARMARLQVITSELSRALTPTQVADVVLTQGCAALYADAGYVALQGEDGMVDVLLAPGYPQELIEPMRRFPISARLPSADCIRTGRLLVFESREVFRDAYPDIPTQNWARTWVAVPMMVGDRILGALGITYLETCEITSEDREYMMTLAQHCAQALERARLYEAEQQARLAREEALAIAAHDLRNPLSALSLGAASLSRMAPEGDAGQRIRERAQKMKATTEYAIQMLRNLLDAAIIEANTLTLEMAPYEVDAIIAEVAEVHAPLAEQKELRLHTRPLGYSLPIPCDRGRLAQALSNLIGNALKFTAHGGEITLAVALDDVSVRFSVTDTGAGIKPENLPRLFDRYWRPRAVRGAGTGLGLYIVKGIVEGHGGQISVDSHLGVGTAFSFTIPIERPRDRT; encoded by the coding sequence GTGGGGGGCGCCGAGGAAAGGGGCGTGGGTTTGGATGTGGACGAACGTCCCGGCGCGACGTTCGACCAGGCGGCTATCGGTATGGCCCACGTCTCTCTGGACGGCGAGTTGCTCCGGGCGAACCCCAGGCTCTGCGAGTCCCTCGGCCTTCGCCTCGATGAGCTCACGCGGCGCCCCGCGGGAGACGTGCGGCACCCGGACGACAGGGAGGCCGCTTTCCAGCACCTCCAGGCGATGCGCGACGGCGTCATCCAATCCTCCACGCACGAGGAGCGCTTGCTACGACGGGACGGCTCATCGCTCTGGGTCGCCGTCACGCGCTCGCTCGCCCGCGGGCGTTCCGGGGCGCCGCTTTACATCATCGAGATCATGACCGATATCGATCGCCACAAGCGCGCCGAAGAGGCGCGGGAGAGGGCCCTCGCCAGCGAACGTGCTGCGCGCATTCGGGTCGAGCTCGCCGAAGCGCGGATGGCACGCCTTCAGGTCATCACATCCGAGCTTTCGCGTGCCTTGACACCCACGCAGGTCGCGGACGTCGTGCTCACGCAAGGGTGCGCAGCGCTCTATGCCGATGCGGGGTACGTCGCGCTCCAAGGGGAGGACGGCATGGTCGACGTCCTCCTCGCCCCCGGATACCCACAGGAACTGATCGAGCCCATGCGTCGCTTTCCTATCTCCGCGCGCCTTCCATCTGCCGACTGCATCCGCACCGGACGGCTTCTGGTCTTCGAATCGCGTGAGGTGTTCCGCGATGCCTACCCAGATATACCCACGCAAAACTGGGCCAGGACCTGGGTGGCCGTTCCGATGATGGTCGGCGACCGGATTCTCGGAGCGCTTGGTATCACCTACCTCGAAACTTGCGAGATCACCAGCGAGGATCGGGAATACATGATGACGCTCGCCCAGCATTGCGCGCAGGCCCTCGAGCGCGCGCGCCTCTACGAGGCGGAGCAGCAGGCGCGGCTCGCGCGGGAGGAGGCGCTGGCCATCGCCGCGCACGATCTCAGGAACCCGCTTTCGGCGCTCTCGCTGGGCGCTGCGTCGCTTTCGCGGATGGCTCCCGAGGGCGACGCAGGGCAACGGATCCGCGAGAGAGCACAGAAGATGAAGGCCACCACGGAGTACGCGATACAGATGCTCCGAAACCTCCTCGACGCAGCGATCATCGAGGCAAATACCTTGACGCTCGAGATGGCCCCGTACGAGGTCGACGCGATCATCGCCGAGGTCGCGGAGGTCCACGCGCCGCTCGCAGAGCAGAAGGAACTACGGCTCCACACCCGCCCGCTGGGGTATTCCCTACCAATTCCGTGTGATCGCGGGCGCCTTGCCCAGGCGCTCTCGAACCTCATTGGCAATGCATTGAAGTTCACAGCCCATGGCGGAGAAATCACGCTCGCCGTCGCGCTCGACGATGTGTCCGTGCGATTCTCCGTCACCGATACCGGCGCTGGCATCAAGCCCGAGAATCTGCCACGACTCTTCGACCGCTACTGGCGGCCGCGGGCGGTGCGCGGCGCGGGCACGGGGCTCGGCCTGTACATCGTCAAAGGCATCGTGGAGGGGCACGGGGGGCAGATCTCCGTCGACAGCCACCTCGGCGTGGGAACGGCGTTCTCGTTCACCATCCCCATCGAGCGGCCGCGGGACCGTACATAG